Genomic window (Spirosoma sp. KCTC 42546):
GTGATTTGGCACAGTTATCGGCTTCGGGATTACTGTATCGAACGCGGGGTGGAGCCATGAAAGTGAGCCTGGCAACTGATAAACACCGCTTTGCCAATAAAACTGCCGTTAACGCCGAACGGAAAGATTATATCTGCCAGTTGGCGGCCCAGGAGATTCAGGAAGGCGATGTCATTTTCATGGATTGTGGCAGTACCGTATTTCGACTTTGTCAGTTCATCCGAAACAAGCGAATTACGGTTGTCACGAATTCGTTACCTGTCGTAGCCGAACTGATGGACTCGGAAGTGACCATCAATTTAGTAGGGGGCGAAGTAGACAAAGAGCGTCAGGCTGTGCATGGGCTCATCGCCAAAGAACACATGGCCCGCTATCGCGCCAACCGGGCGTTCATTGGGGTCGATGGTATTTCGCTGGCGAATGGACTAAGCGCCAACAGTGAAAAAGAAGCCAGTACCGCAACAACAATGGCGCGGCAAACCGAAAAAGTTTATCTACTCTGCGATTCCTCGAAATTAGAAACCAACAAATACCTCTATTTTGCGCCATTAAGCCTGTTTGATGTACTCATCACCGACACAGAAGCAAACCCTGATACGGTCGCAGCGTATCGGCAAGCAGGAATTACCCTGATTAATTAGCCCATGTACCAAATCTGGATTGACACAGGTGGCACCTTCACCGACGGTCTCGCCCTTGACCCAATCGGAAATCTACACCGAACCAAAGTGCTAAGCAGTAGCCGCCTGCGCGGACAGTTAATCGATGGAAAGCTCGTAGCACCTTGGCTGACTGCTCCTATTTTTGATGGGTATCAGCTCCGTGTCATCGAAACAAATGAAGTATTCACAATAGAGTCGTTAACAATTGATGGGAGCCTGGAATTTCGTAGCCTGGACGGCCATGTCCGGGTGGAAACCCAACTCTTTACTCCCCGGACGTGGCCGTCCAGGCTACTGACCATTGAACTCTTTACTGGTGAAGAAGCCCCTGTTCTGGCGGCCCGGCTCTTAACTCAAACACCGCTTAAACAGCCATTTCCGCACCTGGAAATGCGATTAGGAACAACAAAAGGCACCAATGCCTTGCTCGAACGCAAAGGTGGGCGTGTAGCTTTGCTCGTGACAAACGGATTTAAAGACCTGCTCAAAATTGGGACGCAACAACGCCCCGACCTATTTCAGCTAGCCATTCCTCCCGCCGACGTACTCTATGATTCAGTGCTGGAAGTAGAGGAGCGTATAGCTGCCGATGGTCAGGTTCTGACGCCCTTATCCAATCAAACCATTACCGAACTGGTTGAACAAGTTCGTAAAATTCAGCCAGATGCAATTGCCATATCCTTCCTGAATGCCTACCGAAACCCGGTTCATGAACAGCAGCTTCAGGAAGCTCTGACGGCTGCCGGTTTTGCCTATATAACCCGGTCAACTACTGTTTCGGTAACTCCCCAGTACGTGTCCCGTACACAAACAGCCATTGTCGATGCGTATCTGACGCCGGTTATGCGCTCCTATCTGGACAATGTTCAGCAGCAACTGGGTGGTAGTCCTGTTCGAATCATGACCAGTTCGGGCGGGTTGGTTCGGGCTGATCTTTTCCAGCCAAAAGACAGTCTATTGAGTGGTCCGGCAGGTGGTGTTATTGGCGCGGCAGCCATTGCCAATAATCGGCCGGTGTTAACGCTCGACATGGGTGGTACCAGTACCGATGTTGCCCGGATTCAAGGCGGAGTCGATTACCGGTTTAGCACCAAAATTGGGCCTTTCGATTTACAACTGCCTTCATTAGCCATTGAAACCGTAGCGGCTGGGGGTGGCTCGGTATGCTGGTTCGAGGGGCACGGTGCCACGTCTGGTCAACTACGCGTTGGCCCACAAAGTGCCGGGGCTACACCTGGTCCAGCTTGTTATGGTGCCTCCGTAGCAGGTCAACCACTTCTGCTGGCTATTACGGATGTGAACCTGTTGCTGGGGAAACTTCATCCAAAGCAGTTCGGTATTCCCGTATTTCCAGAGAAAGCGCAGGCTGCTTTGCAGGAAGTTATCCAGCAAATTGAAGCAAAAACCGGTAACCGACCAGATCCGTTAACCGTACTGCGCGGTTTCGAGCGGATTGCCAACGAAACAATGGCCGGGGCTATCCGCAAGATTTCAGTAGCGCGCGGCTTCGATCCGAAAGACTATGGCTTACTTGTTTTTGGAGGAGCCGGTGGGCTTCACGGTTGTGCCATTGCCCGATTGTTGGGTATGGAACAATTGATTCTGCCCTTTGATGGAGGTTTGCTCAGCGCGTATGGAATAGGACAGGCGCAAATTGAACGCATTGCAACACGATCAGTCCTTCTACTGATGGATGATATTTATGGCAAACTTGAAGATTGGATTGATGAAGTATCTCATGAAGCGTGGCAAAAATTAATTGAAGATATACCCAATGGATTAGGTGAGGTCAATTACCGTTATCTATTGTATTTACGTTTAGCAGGACAGGAACAAACTATAGAGTTCGAACTTCTCGACGATTGGTTTTGGGATACTGACGTATATACTACAGCCAAAATGGCTGATCTCTTTAAGCAAGAATATCAAAAACTTTACGGCCATTTTCCTGCAAATCGCCCTATCGAAGTAGAAAGTATCCGTGTGATTGTTAGTACAGTAAGCAACGAAAATCCAGTGGCTAGTTCGCCGGGCAGTCATCATCATGTGGCACCAACTTTCCAAACAGACACCTACCCCGCTTACGATTGGACCCAGTTACAGGAAGGCGACACCTTTCGCGGGCCAGCCCTGTTGCTGAACACGACTTCCTCAGCCTTCATCGAACCCGGCTGGCGACTCATTGTTAAGGCCAACAAAAACGTCCTTGTCGATTACATTGCCGACATTGAAGAAGAAGCCGAGGTTGAGTCGAACGAGGTTATCCAACTCGAACTCTTCACCCAGCGGTTCCGGGCCATTGCCGAAGAAATGGGCGCTCAATTACAGCGTACAGCATTCTCGGTCAATGTGAAGGAGCGTCTCGATTTCTCCTGCGCCTTACTCGATGCCAATGCCGAACTGGTGGCCAATGCGCCACACATTCCGGTTCATCTGGGCAGTTTAGGCGTTTGTGCCCGTCTAACGCTGGCGGCCTTACCCACCCTCGAACCGGGCGATGTTATCATAACAAACCACCCGAAATATGGTGGTTCTCACCTTCCCGATGTGACACTACTGAGTGGTGTTTTCACGGACCAGAATGAGTTGATTGGCTACGTCATTAACCGGGCACACCATGCCGAAATTGGCGGTAAAGTTCCGGGTTCAATGCCGCCCGATGCCGTATCGCTGGTGGAAGAAGGCGTGGTGTTGGAGCCCATGTACGTCGTAAAAAATGGGCAGTTTTTGTGGGAGGATACACTGGCCAACCGATTTACGGACGCCCCCTATCCAACTCGTGCCCTAACGGAAAACAGAGCCGATATTGAAGCCGCTCTGGCATCATTGAAAGCCGGTGAGATAGCCCTTCGTCAACTCGTTCGGCAGTATGGGTTGCCAACGGTGCAGCATTATATGAAACGGTTGCAGCAATCAGCAACCGATGCGATTTTGGCCATTCTGAAACCATTAGCCGGACAGGTATATAAAGCCGAAGAAAGCCTGGATGATGGCCATTGGATTCGCTTAACCATCCAAATCTCTGGCGATGGAGCTAGCGCGGGCGACTCAACCAACCAACGGATTCGGTTCGATTTTACCGGAACATCAGGTGTTCACCCGAACAATCTCAACGCTAACATTTCTATTCTCTACAGTGCAGTCTTATATGTTTTACGGCTCTGGTGTGGTCGCGATATCCCGCTGAACGAGGGACTAATGGCACCCGTCGACCTGGTTCTGCCCGATGCGTCATTTCTAAATCCAATTTTTCCAGATGACCCAACGCGGTGTCCGGCCGTAGTGGGTGGTAATACAGAAGTTAGCCAACGGCTGGTCGATACCTTGCTGAAGGCGCTTGGACTGGCTGCCTGCAGTCAGGGGACTATGAATAACTTCCTGTTCGGAAATAGTAAATTCGGTTATTACGAAACCATTGGCGGAGGTTCGGGCGCTACTGAAGGTGCAGATGGCCGCTCGGCGGTACACCAACACATGACCAACACCAAACTCACCGATCCCGAAGAGTTCGAACGGCGCTATCCCGTACGCCTTCATCAGTTCGCCATTCGCACAGGCTCTGGCGGGGCAGGTCAGTGGTGCGGGGGCGATGGGATCATCCGTGAAATTGAGTTTCTGGAACCGGTTCAGGCAACGCTCCTGAGTCAGCATCGTGTAGTAACTCCGTATGGCTTACATGGGGGTGATCCGGGGGTACCGGGCCGTCAAATCCTGATTTCAGTTGACGGCTATGAAGAAGCGCTGTCGGGTATTTTTACACGGGCCATGCAGACTGGCGAGCGAATTCGGATTGAGACACCGGGCGGTGGGGGCGCGGGCAGTCTGCTGAATGCATGAACTTGTCAACCGAGGTACAACGTCATTTTGTAGTCACTTTCCCTTAAAAAGCAAATTAAATTCTGCCTTTAAAGAAATTAGCCGATTTAGGTATGTCTTATAAATCAGTAAGCTTACAAGTAATTCGGCTAAAGTGTTTTCTTTGGGAAATAGAAGCAACTATTTGAGAGCTTACCAACTCTTTAGATCATCACTTTATACCTAATGAACCCTTCCGTAGTCCTCGACGAAGAATTTTCCACGCAACAGTCTGTTGTTGACTATAAAAAAAATCAAAAACAACGAAAGGTTCTGGCTCACCTGTATACAGACGGAACGTGCACACTGGCTCATTTAACCAAAGCCTTACATAGCAGCGTGCCCTCCGTTACCAATCTGGTAGAAGAGCTGATTGAGGCTAAATGGGTAACGGCTATTGGCATGGCAACCGGTAGCAACGGGCGAAGGCCTGTCCTGTTCGGCCTGAATACCAAACAGAATTATGTAGCTGTATTGGATGTCAGTACGCATGACACCAAGATATTATTTATGAATACCAAACGCGAAATAGTCTTTCGCGGGGATTACGACCTTCGGCTAAATGATAACCCAACCTTTCTGGCGTCACTAGCGCTCTATTTTACCAATGCACTGACGGATTCTGGCTTATCGGGAAACGATCTCATAGCGGTTGGCATATCCATGCCTGGATTAATTGATGCCCGACGTGGCCTGAATTTGACCTACAAGAATTTAAACCAACCCGGCGAACCAATAACCGATTGGTTTTCAACCCAGATTGGCTACCCTGTTTACCTGATTAACGATACCAAAGCAACGGTTCTAGGCGAAAGTAGATTTGGCGGAGCACAGGGCAAAAAACAAGTGCTGGCCATCAATATAGACTGGGGTGTTGGTCTTGGAATTATTGTGAACGGCGAGGTTTTCCAGGGAGCCAGTGGATTTGCCGGTGAGCTGGGGCATATTCAGATCGATCCAGACGGTGAGCTTTGTTACTGTGGTAAGATTGGTTGCCTCAACACCGTTACATCAGCATCGGCGCTGGTCAGACGCGTACAACGCGACATCCTTACCGGAAAGGTCTCTAAACTGGCGGCCTTCTACGATCGGGTCGAAGATCTGGACATCGACGAAATTATCAATGCCGCTCACAAAGGCGATTCATACGCGATTGATATACTGCACGAAACCGGGTTTCAGTTAGGCAAAGGACTCGCCATTGCCATCAGCCTGTTCAACCCCGAAATCATTATTGTCGACGGTGTTTTGACCAAAGCGGCTACTTTCATTACCAATACTATTGAACAGGCTATCAGCAAATATTGCCTGAGTGATTTCCGAAATGACCTGACCATTGAAGTGACTCAGCTGAATGGAACGGCCAAGTGGCTAGGCACGCACGCCTACATGATGGAAGATATTTTTGCTACCTATTAAATTAAAAGAACAAGAGGGAGGAAGGGGAATAAAGGGACGAAGAGAGTTTATTAGACCCTTTTCTCCCTTCCTCCCCCTTTTCCCTTTTTTCTCTCCTACTTCGCTTTCAGATATGCGAAAGGAATAATCATCTCTTCCAGCGATACGCCCCCATGCTGGAAGGTATTGCGGTAGTGATTTACGTAGTAGTTGTAGTTGTTGGGGTAGGCAAAGAAGTAATCCTCCAGCGTGAACACGTAAGCTGTCGAAACGTGCGGTTTAGGCAGAAATAAACGCTCGGGCTTACGGCCTACAAATAGGTGGTTATCATCGAAGCCAAGATTCTTGCCCTGTTTGTAACGCAGGTTTGTATTCGTTTCACGATAGCCAACAATTTTAGCCGGTTTCTGTACACGAATCATACCGTGGTCGGTGGTAATAATGAGCCGACCACCTTTAGCGGCAATCTTCTGGATGAACTCAAGTAAGGGCGAGTGCAGGAACCACGACCGTGTAATGGAGCGATATGCCGACTCGTCGGGAGCCAGTTCCTTGATCATGGCCATATCCGTCCGGGCATGCGACAGCATATCCACGAAGTTATACACGACCACATTTAACTGATTCTGTAACAAGTTATTGAAGTTATCGACCAGCGATTTCCCCTGGTTAACATTCAGAATTTTGTGGTACGATGACTTAATATTCAGGCGACTTTGCTCAAGCTGCCGACGCAGAAACTCGTCTTCATGGTTGTTGAGTCCCTCGTCTTCACTGTCGTCATTTACCCACAGGTCAGGGTGCTTACGTTCCATCTCGCTGGGCATCATTCCCGAAAAGATAGCATTCCGGGCAAATCCAGTCGTTGTGGGCAGAATCGAGTAATAAGACGATTCCTCTTCAACCGTAAAGTACTCCCCTAACAGCGGTTCAATGACTTTCCACTGGTCGTAACGCAGGTTATCGATCAGGATAAAGAATAATGGAGCTGCGTTACTTCCGGCTTGCTCTACCAACGGAAACACCTTCTTCCGCATCAGTTGGTGCGACATAACCGGGCTGCTCATTTTAGGGTCATTGA
Coding sequences:
- a CDS encoding DeoR/GlpR family DNA-binding transcription regulator, whose protein sequence is MNFQQRKQLIVQTVEERGSIEVPELAELLQTSEMTVRRDLAQLSASGLLYRTRGGAMKVSLATDKHRFANKTAVNAERKDYICQLAAQEIQEGDVIFMDCGSTVFRLCQFIRNKRITVVTNSLPVVAELMDSEVTINLVGGEVDKERQAVHGLIAKEHMARYRANRAFIGVDGISLANGLSANSEKEASTATTMARQTEKVYLLCDSSKLETNKYLYFAPLSLFDVLITDTEANPDTVAAYRQAGITLIN
- a CDS encoding hydantoinase B/oxoprolinase family protein, with the translated sequence MYQIWIDTGGTFTDGLALDPIGNLHRTKVLSSSRLRGQLIDGKLVAPWLTAPIFDGYQLRVIETNEVFTIESLTIDGSLEFRSLDGHVRVETQLFTPRTWPSRLLTIELFTGEEAPVLAARLLTQTPLKQPFPHLEMRLGTTKGTNALLERKGGRVALLVTNGFKDLLKIGTQQRPDLFQLAIPPADVLYDSVLEVEERIAADGQVLTPLSNQTITELVEQVRKIQPDAIAISFLNAYRNPVHEQQLQEALTAAGFAYITRSTTVSVTPQYVSRTQTAIVDAYLTPVMRSYLDNVQQQLGGSPVRIMTSSGGLVRADLFQPKDSLLSGPAGGVIGAAAIANNRPVLTLDMGGTSTDVARIQGGVDYRFSTKIGPFDLQLPSLAIETVAAGGGSVCWFEGHGATSGQLRVGPQSAGATPGPACYGASVAGQPLLLAITDVNLLLGKLHPKQFGIPVFPEKAQAALQEVIQQIEAKTGNRPDPLTVLRGFERIANETMAGAIRKISVARGFDPKDYGLLVFGGAGGLHGCAIARLLGMEQLILPFDGGLLSAYGIGQAQIERIATRSVLLLMDDIYGKLEDWIDEVSHEAWQKLIEDIPNGLGEVNYRYLLYLRLAGQEQTIEFELLDDWFWDTDVYTTAKMADLFKQEYQKLYGHFPANRPIEVESIRVIVSTVSNENPVASSPGSHHHVAPTFQTDTYPAYDWTQLQEGDTFRGPALLLNTTSSAFIEPGWRLIVKANKNVLVDYIADIEEEAEVESNEVIQLELFTQRFRAIAEEMGAQLQRTAFSVNVKERLDFSCALLDANAELVANAPHIPVHLGSLGVCARLTLAALPTLEPGDVIITNHPKYGGSHLPDVTLLSGVFTDQNELIGYVINRAHHAEIGGKVPGSMPPDAVSLVEEGVVLEPMYVVKNGQFLWEDTLANRFTDAPYPTRALTENRADIEAALASLKAGEIALRQLVRQYGLPTVQHYMKRLQQSATDAILAILKPLAGQVYKAEESLDDGHWIRLTIQISGDGASAGDSTNQRIRFDFTGTSGVHPNNLNANISILYSAVLYVLRLWCGRDIPLNEGLMAPVDLVLPDASFLNPIFPDDPTRCPAVVGGNTEVSQRLVDTLLKALGLAACSQGTMNNFLFGNSKFGYYETIGGGSGATEGADGRSAVHQHMTNTKLTDPEEFERRYPVRLHQFAIRTGSGGAGQWCGGDGIIREIEFLEPVQATLLSQHRVVTPYGLHGGDPGVPGRQILISVDGYEEALSGIFTRAMQTGERIRIETPGGGGAGSLLNA
- a CDS encoding ROK family transcriptional regulator, producing MNPSVVLDEEFSTQQSVVDYKKNQKQRKVLAHLYTDGTCTLAHLTKALHSSVPSVTNLVEELIEAKWVTAIGMATGSNGRRPVLFGLNTKQNYVAVLDVSTHDTKILFMNTKREIVFRGDYDLRLNDNPTFLASLALYFTNALTDSGLSGNDLIAVGISMPGLIDARRGLNLTYKNLNQPGEPITDWFSTQIGYPVYLINDTKATVLGESRFGGAQGKKQVLAINIDWGVGLGIIVNGEVFQGASGFAGELGHIQIDPDGELCYCGKIGCLNTVTSASALVRRVQRDILTGKVSKLAAFYDRVEDLDIDEIINAAHKGDSYAIDILHETGFQLGKGLAIAISLFNPEIIIVDGVLTKAATFITNTIEQAISKYCLSDFRNDLTIEVTQLNGTAKWLGTHAYMMEDIFATY
- a CDS encoding bifunctional response regulator/alkaline phosphatase family protein; amino-acid sequence: MQNYSILWADDEIDLLKPHILFLKNKGYDVTPVNSGADALDHVEQTNYDVVFLDEMMPGMTGLETLSQIKQMRPNLPVVMITKSEEEHIMEEAIGSKIADYLIKPLNPNQILLSVKKILDNKRLVTERTNIGYQQDFRNISMQYNDRMDFEEWADVYKKLIYWELELDNSQDKSMVEVMNMQKSEANSEFCKFVIDNYEDWLNDPKMSSPVMSHQLMRKKVFPLVEQAGSNAAPLFFILIDNLRYDQWKVIEPLLGEYFTVEEESSYYSILPTTTGFARNAIFSGMMPSEMERKHPDLWVNDDSEDEGLNNHEDEFLRRQLEQSRLNIKSSYHKILNVNQGKSLVDNFNNLLQNQLNVVVYNFVDMLSHARTDMAMIKELAPDESAYRSITRSWFLHSPLLEFIQKIAAKGGRLIITTDHGMIRVQKPAKIVGYRETNTNLRYKQGKNLGFDDNHLFVGRKPERLFLPKPHVSTAYVFTLEDYFFAYPNNYNYYVNHYRNTFQHGGVSLEEMIIPFAYLKAK